The Ignavibacteriota bacterium genome contains the following window.
TTAAATATTAAACAGGTTATATTATGTCAATAGCTTCTGAATTTAAAACTTTCATTTCGAGAGGAAATGTTGTTGATTTAGCTGTAGGTGTTGTTATAGGAGGCGCATTCGGAAAAATAGTGAGTTCGCTTGTATCTGATGTAATTATGCCGCCGGTCGGTTTGATTTTAGGTGGTATGGATTTCAGTCAAATGTCACTTGTGATTAAGGAGGCGGTCGGAGATACCGCTGCGGTTACCATTAATTATGGAATGTTCGTACAAAATATTGTTGATTTTCTGATAGTTGCAGCTTCTATATTCTTATTTGTAAAAGGCATTAATAAAATGAAAAAAAAGGAAGATGCCGCTCCAGCTGAGCCTCCTCCACCACCAAAACAAGAATTGCTTCTTGAAGAAATTCGCGATTTACTCAAAAAATAAGTGTTTATAAGAATTTAAAAATCCCCTTCACAATATTTCAATTGTAAAGGGGATTTCATTTAAATATAACTTTAAATCCGGATGATTAGCTTTTAGAGTCTTTCAAAACGAGCCTGGAAGAATCTCAAATACTTAGGTTCGTAAACCATTCTCAATCCTTTTGCTTTATCTCGATGGTTATATAACTCTTCAACCCAATAAGCCACCACATCAAAATGTGCCTGAGTATAAACACGGCGTGGAATTGTTAATCTTACAAGTTCGAGTTTCGGTTTATGGTTTTCACCTGTCTTGATATCACGACCAGCTGAAACGATACCTCGCTCCATAGCACGAACACCTGATTCAACATATAAATCAGCAGCAAGTGTCTGTGCAGGGAATTCTTCTTGAGGTATCTGAGGATAAAATCTCTTTGCATCAAGGAATATAGCATGACCACCCACCGGCTTAATGAATGGAATATCAGCTTTTTCGAGTAATTTACCGAGATATTCAACCTGTCTTACACGAGATGCAATATTCTGGTCCTGAACAGATTCTTCAAGACCGATAGCCATAGCTTCCATATCGCGACCTGCAAGTCCGCCATAGGTATGCAAACCTTCGTAAACAACAACCATATTACGCAATTCTTCGAATAAATCCCAGTCATTGACTGCAACAAATCCACCGATATTAACAAGCAGGTCTTTCTTTCCGCTCATTGTAGCACCATCAGTGTATGAACACATTTCACGAAGAATATCTTCAACTGGAGTATTGGCATAACCTTCTTCTCTTTGCTGAATGAAGTAAGCGTTTTCGACACCACGTGTGGCATCAAGCATTACTTTGATACCGTGTTTGTGTGCAAGGTCTCTTACCTGTCGCATATTTTCCATAGATACAGGCTGTCCGCCAGCCATATTAACAGTAACAGCAAGACAGATATAAGGAATCTTATCGCCACCTACTTTATTTATCAAATCTTCAAATTTCTGAAGGTCAATATTACCTTTGAAAGGATGTAAGCTCTGTGAATCATGAGCTTCGTCAACAATAACATCAACAAAAGTAGCACCGGCTTTTTCCTGATGGAATCTTGTTGTTGTAAAGTACATGTTACCGGGAACGAAATCACCAGCTTTGATTGTTGCCTGTGAGAGCAAATGTTCGGCGCCACGTCCCTGATGAGTTGGAACTAAGTATTTGTAACCGTAATACTTCTGGACAGCAGCTTCAAGACGATAGAAATTCTTTGAGCCGGCATAAGCTTCATCGCCCATCATCATTCCTGCCCATTGAGCATCACTCATGGCATTCGTGCCGCTATCGGTCAGAAAATCAATATATACGTCTTCTGATTTGAGAAGGAAAGTATTATATCCTGCTTCGTGAATAGCTTTTTTGCGGTCTTCGGGACTCGTCATTTTAAGCGGTTCTACCACTTTTATTTTGTAAGGTTCTGCCCAAGGGATGTATTTTCCTGACATCATGTAATCCTTTTTTAAATTTTAAAATATGTAAAAATCTATTTATGACAAAAAATGAATAATCTTTTCAAAATTGTATTCATTAAACTTCTCAAATATAAATAATTATGCTATTTTTTACAAATATTTTG
Protein-coding sequences here:
- a CDS encoding tyrosine phenol-lyase codes for the protein MSGKYIPWAEPYKIKVVEPLKMTSPEDRKKAIHEAGYNTFLLKSEDVYIDFLTDSGTNAMSDAQWAGMMMGDEAYAGSKNFYRLEAAVQKYYGYKYLVPTHQGRGAEHLLSQATIKAGDFVPGNMYFTTTRFHQEKAGATFVDVIVDEAHDSQSLHPFKGNIDLQKFEDLINKVGGDKIPYICLAVTVNMAGGQPVSMENMRQVRDLAHKHGIKVMLDATRGVENAYFIQQREEGYANTPVEDILREMCSYTDGATMSGKKDLLVNIGGFVAVNDWDLFEELRNMVVVYEGLHTYGGLAGRDMEAMAIGLEESVQDQNIASRVRQVEYLGKLLEKADIPFIKPVGGHAIFLDAKRFYPQIPQEEFPAQTLAADLYVESGVRAMERGIVSAGRDIKTGENHKPKLELVRLTIPRRVYTQAHFDVVAYWVEELYNHRDKAKGLRMVYEPKYLRFFQARFERL
- the mscL gene encoding large-conductance mechanosensitive channel protein MscL produces the protein MASEFKTFISRGNVVDLAVGVVIGGAFGKIVSSLVSDVIMPPVGLILGGMDFSQMSLVIKEAVGDTAAVTINYGMFVQNIVDFLIVAASIFLFVKGINKMKKKEDAAPAEPPPPPKQELLLEEIRDLLKK